In the genome of Nocardioides sp. NBC_00368, the window CCGGAGGGTGGCTGGAAAGTTCTCGATCCCGAGCGGACCACGGTGGAGAGCCAGGAGGCGACCGTGGCCGCCGCGCAACGGTTGCCGGGCTACAGCGACCTGTGGCTCGACCAGACGCAGGTGGCGCGCCCGACGAACGACCCGCGCAAGCTCATCCTCAACGTACGCGTGACCGGTGACCCCGCCGCGGCCGAGAAGGAGCTGCGCGAGACCTGGGGCGGGATGCTCTGCGTCTCGCGCGCGACGGTGTCGCAGGAGGAGCTTGGCAAGATCCAGGAGGAGCTCTCGGACCAGCCGCACCACGTCAGCAGCGGTCTGTCCCGTGGCGTCGTCCACCTGCGCGTGCTGATCGACGACGGCGGTCTCCAGGAGCGCCTCGACGAGAGGTACGGCAAGGGCACGGTCGTTCTCGACGGCGCCGTCTTCGAGCCGGTGGAGTGAGGCGTCAGCCGACGACGACCGTCCCTGACGTCGCCTGCAGGTCCGCGTACGCCTTGGCGAGCTGCTGTGTCACCGGCCCGCGCTCGATCGGGCGGCCGTCGAGGGAGACGACCGGGGTGATGCCGCCCATGGTGCCGGTGACGAAGGCCTCGTCGGCGGTGTGGGCGTCGGTGAGCGAGAAGTCGCCGACGTCCACCGGCAGGCCCAGGTCGGCGGCGAGCTCCAGGACGGTGGCACGGGTGATGCCCTCGGGGCACGCCTTGGTCGTCGAGGTGCGCAGCACCCCGTCGCGTACGTGGAAGAAGTGCGTGGCATTGGTCTCGGCGATGAAGCCGACGTCGTCGAGCATCAGGGCGTCGTCGGCGCCGGCGTTGTTGGCCTCGACCTTGGCCAGGATCGAGGGGATCAGGTTGTTGTGGTGGATCTTCGGGTCGAGCATGTCGGCGCGCGGGCGGCGCTGGGCCGCGG includes:
- a CDS encoding aminotransferase class IV; the protein is MLQTYDPRNDDIQVWINGELTHRLEARISPFDSLAQGGDGVWEGLRLTRGRIFKLSEHLLRLRRSARAMAFSDIPSDEFMTQAIRECLAANGMRDDVHIRLTLSRGVKVTSGMDPRLNQSGPTLIVLAEFKSPVYDDSGITLITAAQRRPRADMLDPKIHHNNLIPSILAKVEANNAGADDALMLDDVGFIAETNATHFFHVRDGVLRTSTTKACPEGITRATVLELAADLGLPVDVGDFSLTDAHTADEAFVTGTMGGITPVVSLDGRPIERGPVTQQLAKAYADLQATSGTVVVG